A genomic window from Bubalus bubalis isolate 160015118507 breed Murrah chromosome X, NDDB_SH_1, whole genome shotgun sequence includes:
- the LOC102403813 gene encoding DDB1- and CUL4-associated factor 12-like protein 2, whose product MAPQQTGSRKRKAPALQEAAAGSSSQVSAAVDGDGPLPLKKPKRPAARRSLVNYLKGREVGARGRARLPGFDGELRGFAVRKLPELLRERELSLGTLNKVFASQWLNVRQVVCGTKCNTLFVVDVQSGQITRIPLMRDRGPPPARAQPGCGIHAIQLNPSKTLLATGGENPNSLAIYQLPTLDPMCLGDRHGHKDWIFAIAWMSDTVAVSGSRDGTLALWKIDPDIFQGSIAWHSNAGLPVYAHIRPRDVENIPRASTNPSNRKVRALAFSAKNQELGAVSLDGYFHLWKARSTLSRLLSIRLPYCRENVCLTYCDELSLYAVGSQSHVSFLDPRQRQQNIRPLCSREGGTGVRSLSFYEHIVTVGTGHGSLLFYDVRAQKFLEERASASPYSSPGHAGRKLKLTCGRGWLNHDDLWVNYFGGIGEFPNALYTHCYNWPEMKLFVAGGPLPSGLHGNYAGLWS is encoded by the coding sequence ATGGCCCCGCAGCAAACAGGTAGCAGGAAGCGGAAAGCGCCCGCGCTCCAGGAGGCCGCCGCGGGCTCGTCGTCTCAGGTCTCCGCGGCGGTGGACGGGGACGGGCCGCTGCCGCTCAAGAAGCCCAAGCGGCCGGCGGCGCGGCGCTCGCTGGTGAACTACCTGAAGGGGCGCGAGGTGGGCGCGCGGGGCCGCGCCAGGCTCCCGGGCTTCGATGGCGAGCTGCGCGGCTTCGCGGTGCGGAAGCTTCCCGAGCTGCTACGGGAGCGCGAGCTGTCCCTGGGCACCCTCAACAAGGTGTTCGCGTCACAGTGGCTGAACGTCAGGCAGGTGGTGTGCGGTACCAAGTGCAACACGCTCTTCGTGGTGGACGTGCAGTCGGGCCAGATAACGCGCATCCCCCTTATGCGGGATCGCGGGCCTCCGCCGGCCCGCGCCCAGCCGGGCTGCGGCATCCATGCCATCCAGCTGAATCCCTCCAAGACCCTGCTGGCCACCGGGGGCGAGAACCCCAACAGCCTTGCCATCTACCAGTTGCCAACGCTGGACCCCATGTGCCTGGGCGACCGCCACGGCCACAAGGACTGGATCTTCGCCATCGCCTGGATGAGCGACACCGTGGCCGTGAGCGGCTCCCGTGACGGTACCTTGGCGCTCTGGAAGATAGACCCCGACATATTCCAGGGCAGCATTGCCTGGCACAGCAATGCAGGGCTCCCCGTGTATGCCCACATCCGTCCCCGGGATGTGGAGAACATCCCCAGGGCCAGCACCAACCCCAGTAACCGCAAGGTGCGGGCCCTGGCCTTCAGCGCCAAGAACCAGGAGCTGGGAGCCGTGTCCCTGGACGGCTACTTCCACCTGTGGAAAGCCCGGAGCACCCTGTCCAGGCTGCTGTCCATCAGGCTGCCCTACTGCCGAGAGAACGTGTGCCTGACCTACTGCGATGAGTTGTCCCTCTACGCAGTGGGCTCCCAGTCCCATGTCTCTTTCCTGGATCCGCGGCAGCGCCAGCAGAACATTCGGCCCCTGTGCTCCCGCGAGGGCGGCACGGGTGTGCGCTCCCTGAGCTTCTATGAGCACATCGTCACCGTGGGCACCGGCCACGGCTCTCTGCTCTTCTATGACGTCCGCGCGCAGAAGTTCCTGGAGGAGAGGGCCTCGGCCAGCCCGTACTCCTCTCCGGGGCATGCAGGGAGGAAGCTCAAGCTGACCTGTGGCAGAGGCTGGCTCAACCATGATGACCTGTGGGTGAACTACTTCGGTGGCATCGGCGAGTTCCCCAATGCGCTCTACACCCACTGCTACAACTGGCCGGAGATGAAGCTCTTTGTCGCTGGCGGCCCCCTCCCTTCAGGCCTCCATGGGAACTATGCAGGCCTCTGGAGCTAA